One window of Salegentibacter sp. Hel_I_6 genomic DNA carries:
- the rplE gene encoding 50S ribosomal protein L5 — MAYVPRLRAEYAERVKPALKEEFSYASVMEIPKLEKIVLSRGVGAAVADKKLIDHAVEELSTITGQKAVQTISKKDVASFKLRKGMPIGAKVTLRGYRMYEFLDRLITSALPRVRDFNGIKANGFDGRGNYNLGVTEQIIFPEIDIDKVNRINGMDITFVTTAKTDKEAKSLLTELGLPFKKN; from the coding sequence ATGGCATACGTACCAAGACTTAGAGCAGAATATGCAGAGCGAGTAAAGCCTGCATTAAAAGAAGAATTTAGCTACGCTAGCGTAATGGAGATCCCAAAACTTGAAAAAATAGTTTTGAGCCGTGGCGTTGGTGCAGCTGTAGCAGATAAAAAGCTAATTGACCATGCTGTAGAAGAACTTTCTACAATTACAGGTCAAAAAGCGGTGCAAACCATTTCTAAAAAGGATGTTGCTTCATTCAAACTTCGTAAAGGGATGCCAATTGGGGCAAAAGTTACTTTGCGAGGATATAGAATGTACGAATTCTTAGATCGTTTAATAACATCGGCACTTCCACGTGTTCGTGACTTTAACGGGATTAAAGCTAATGGTTTTGATGGTAGAGGAAACTATAATTTAGGTGTTACTGAACAAATCATCTTTCCGGAGATTGATATTGATAAGGTGAACCGAATTAATGGTATGGATATCACATTTGTAACCACGGCTAAAACCGATAAGGAAGCAAAATCATTGTTAACCGAACTAGGATTACCTTTTAAAAAGAATTAA